A single genomic interval of Fructobacillus americanaquae harbors:
- a CDS encoding YdcF family protein, producing the protein MCNTNIISHKEGQSFTAKLALFLAVTMGIDFYLLFVVGEVHGRLLFFAYVLGLLIYNTFFLFFLSYLGYSLLYQVLPATKKADYMIVLGSYIHNGRVTPLLQSRVDQALHYYRQADEGQKPKFVVSGGKDLTKVLLKRMPCASIYLKLVYRQKRLS; encoded by the coding sequence GTGTGTAATACTAATATTATTTCCCATAAGGAAGGTCAAAGCTTCACTGCTAAATTAGCGCTCTTTTTGGCTGTAACGATGGGCATTGACTTTTATTTACTTTTTGTAGTTGGAGAAGTCCATGGCCGCTTGCTTTTCTTTGCTTATGTTCTGGGATTGTTAATTTACAATACTTTCTTCCTGTTTTTTCTTAGTTATCTGGGTTATTCACTTTTATATCAAGTTTTGCCTGCCACGAAAAAGGCCGATTACATGATTGTTCTTGGTAGTTATATCCATAATGGCCGAGTAACGCCGTTGCTCCAAAGTCGGGTAGATCAAGCTTTACACTATTATCGCCAGGCCGATGAAGGGCAGAAGCCTAAGTTTGTGGTTTCCGGCGGAAAGGATCTGACGAAAGTACTTCTGAAGCGGATGCCATGCGCAAGTATTTACTTGAAGTTGGTGTACCGACAGAAAAGATTATCTTAG
- a CDS encoding DUF4811 domain-containing protein has protein sequence MILVIIPLFVILTAASWFLIPSKVLKAIFGTIFSLAMIASIGLLAANMDAHYGMKKETTVATKEVYSAAPAQMPVGMVAAKKIGTDDYVLVYKDQEADKEASAHFVPDTSDIVKAVKQSATYKKADIQTAQVKTTTTKWVYKNDTYKWLFKQNKEDNLVKEVHTLEVPTSWQVVLK, from the coding sequence ATGATTTTGGTAATTATTCCGCTTTTTGTTATCTTGACTGCTGCTAGCTGGTTTTTGATTCCATCAAAAGTCTTGAAGGCTATTTTTGGAACAATTTTCTCATTGGCAATGATTGCTTCAATCGGTCTGTTGGCTGCTAATATGGACGCTCATTACGGGATGAAGAAGGAAACAACAGTCGCAACAAAGGAAGTTTACTCTGCTGCACCTGCTCAAATGCCTGTTGGCATGGTTGCTGCTAAGAAGATTGGTACTGATGACTATGTATTGGTTTATAAAGACCAAGAAGCGGACAAGGAAGCATCTGCTCACTTTGTTCCTGATACGAGTGACATTGTGAAAGCAGTTAAGCAGTCAGCTACTTATAAGAAGGCTGATATTCAAACTGCTCAAGTCAAGACAACGACGACGAAATGGGTTTACAAGAATGACACTTATAAGTGGTTGTTCAAGCAAAATAAAGAAGATAACTTGGTCAAGGAAGTACACACTTTAGAAGTGCCTACTAGCTGGCAAGTTGTTCTGAAGTAA